The genomic DNA GGAGCATGTATCCGGACATATTCTCCTCGATCTCCTTTGCCAGCGAGTTCACCCTTGAGATGATCCAGCGGTCCTCAGGTCTCAGGTCATACTTGCTCGTATCCGCTTTTGATATGTCAAATCTGTCAAGAACCATGTAGGGCAGGGGGAAGCGGTAGGCGTTCCAGAGGATGTTCAGCATTCGATTCACATTCATCGCCCCCTCCCAGCTGAAGTGGAGGTCCTCCCAGGGCGCATTCGATGAGAGGACGTAGAATCGCAGGGTGTCTGCGCCGTATCTTTCAACAACATCCTCCGGATGCACGACATTGCCTATGCTCTTCGACATCTTCCTGCCCTGCTCGTCGAGGGTAAAACCATGCATTAACACACTCTTGTACGGGGCTCTTCCGAATGCGACCATGCTCGCGCCGAGCTGCGAGTAGAACCAGCCTCTTGTCTGGTCATGCCCCTCTGTTATGAAGTCTGCAGGCCACCAGACTCTGAACTCCTCCTCATCTCTAGGAAAGTTCAGCGTGGCCCAGGAGGCGACGGCGCTGTCGAACCACACATCGAAGACGTCCGGTACTCTTTCCATCGCACCGCCGCAGCTGCATCTCAGCCTCACATCATCCACGGCGGGTCGGTGCAGATCCTCCACAGGCCGGCCAGCCCTCGCCTCGAGCTCTGCGGCTGTGCCGATGACATCCATGGCGCCGCAGCTCCTGCAGATCCAGATCGGCAGGGGTATTCCCCAGTACCGCTGCCTCGATATGCACCAGTCGCGTGCATTCGATATCCAGTCTTTGAATCTCGCAGATCCCGCCCAATCCGGGTACCATGAGACCCTCTCGATCTCCTTGAGCATCTGATCCCTGAGCTCAGATATCCCGATGAACCACTGCCTCGTCGCTATGAATATTATCGGCGTCTTGCACCTCCAGCAGTGGCCGTATCGATGCACCAGCTCTCCGCTCGCGAGGAGTGCCCCTCTCTCCATGAGATCCTCCACGACCTCTGGGTTTGCGTCCCTGACATACTTCCCCTCGTACTTCTTGCCCGCCTCTGATGTGTATCTCCCGTCCTCCCCGACTGGACAGAATATCGGGAGCCTCTTCTCGAGACCCAGCTCGTAATCCTCGAGGCCGTGGCCTGGGGCTATGTGCACGATTCCGGTGTTCTCAGCGGTAACGAAATCTGCCAGGTGAACTCTGTGGACGATATCTCTCTGCGCTGGCACCAGATCCTGGAGCGGGTTTTTGTACGTCAGCGAGAGCAGGTCCTCCCCCCGCATGCTCTCCAGTATCTCATAATCCACGTACCTTCCCTGCTTCAGGACATTCTCGATCAGGTCCGTTGCCATTATGAGGATCTCATATGTGCCATCCCTGCGCCAGGCCCTGACCTTTGAGTACATGAAATCTTTATGAACAGCGACAGCAACGTTCGCTGGAATTGTCCAGGGTGTTGTGGTCCATATCACGATGTATGTGTTATCCTCGCCCTCCACGGGGAACTTGACATATATCGATGGGTCGCTCTCATCCCAGTACTCGACCTCGGAGTCGGCGATGGCCGTCTGGCACCTCGGACACCAGTTAACCACCCTCAAACCCCTCTCCAGCAGCCCCCGTTCATGCGCTCTCTTCAGCGTCCACCATGCTGCCTCTATGTACTCGTTCTTCAGAGTCATGTACGGGTTGTCCCAGTCGAGCCAGACCCCCAGGGACTTGAACTGCTCCGTCATCTCGTCCTTCTGTCTCAATGCGAAGCTCTTGCACTGCTCGATGAACCTGTCAACTCCATATGACTCGATATCCCTCTTGCTTCTGAATCCGAGGTGCTCCTCGACTTTGACCTCTATCGGGAGGCCGTGCATGTCCCATCCGGCCCGGTCCTTGAGATCGTATCCTCTCATGGACATGTATCTGAGAATCGAGTCCTTGATCACCTTGTTCCAGGCCGTGCCGAGGTGAATCCTGCCGGTTGTGTACGGTGGGCCGTCAACGAAGAAGAACCGCCTTCCACCTGACCGCAGTCTCCTCACCTTGTGATAGGTATCCTCTCTATGCCAGAACTCCCTGACCTCATCCTCGACATTCTTGGGATTGTACTGTCCTGGAACCTCGACGATCACACCCAGTCCTCCAGTAAAACAGCTCGACCATTTGGCGATGCTCTATTTAGCCTTTATGCGGTCTCTGATCTGCCCGATTTTTGCGAGATTGCGTCACACTCCCAGATCTTAATGTTTTTATGCGCTCCAGGAGCCTGTGGTCAGGCAAACGCAGTCGATCTTCTATAAAAATGACTCTTGGCCACCTCTGCTGTGAGAACGTATACGGCCACAATCACGACGGTTGCAGCCAGAAAGCTCAGGGGCAGCGGCGTGAACATGAACAGACCTCCCAATGGCGTGTATGGCAGCAGAAATGCAGCCGCTCCCACTGCAAGAGTTGATATGATGAGATACCTGCTCGGCACCGATCTGAAGAACGGCCGCCTTGTGCGTATGACCAGGACAACCATCGAGGCGGATATCACGGACTCCATGAACCAGCCCGTTCGGAACTGAGCTGTGGTGGCGTGCAGGAGAAACAGAAGCGCTCCAAAGGTCAGATAGTCGAACAGAGAGCTCAGCATCCCGAATACAGCCATGAAGTTGCGGATGAACCGTATCGACCAACGTCTGGGCCTGACCAGATATTCAGGATCAACAGAGTCGCTGGCTATGGCCATCTCCGGCAGGTCTGTGAGGAGGTTTGTCAGGAGCACCTGGACAGGAAGCATGGGGAGAAACGGCAGGAAGATCGAGAGCAGGGCCATGCTGAACATGTTTCCGAAGTTGGCGGATGTCGCCATGAAGACGTACTTCATAGTATTGGCGAATGTCTTCCGGCCTGCAACCACTCCCCTGTGAAGAACGTTCAGATCTTTTTCCATGAGAACGATATCAGCCGCATCCTTGGCAACATCCACCGCATTCTCGACGGAGATGCTGATGTCCGATGCATGCAGGGCAGATACATCGTTGATGCCATCCCCCATGTAGCCGACCACATCGCCATTTCTTCTGATGGCAAGGATTATCCGCTCCTTCTGGTTCGGCTCGACCTCCGCGAAGATATCCACATCGCGAACTAATCTCTGAAGCGCCTCGTCGCTGACCCGTCTGAGGTCGCTGCCTGTGAGAACGATCTCCTTTCTCAAGCCGACCTGTTCACCAACAGTAGATGCCACAAGTTTGTTGTCCCCTGTGATCATCTTGAGGCTCACGCCAAGGCCTGCGAGGTCTGCTACCGTTTTGGCTATTCCCTCCTTTACGGGATCGAAGAATATCAGAAAGCCGAGAAATGTCATATCGCGCTCATCATCCTTCGTCACTGGTCTTCCAGATATCTTCCTGAAGGCGATACCCAGCACCCTGTATCCCTTGCTGCTGTAATCGCTGAATATCTGCTGTATGTTCTCTTTTACGGAATCGAGAGCAACGATGCCATCTGATGTCTGGGCTGAGCTGCACACCTCCAGAACGTTTCTCAGGGCGCCCTTGGTGATCATAATGTTCTCTTCATCTCTGGAGACGAGGATGCTCAGCCTCTTGCGAACAAAGTCATACGGGACCTCGTCAAGCTTCTCGAATCCTGAGACGTCTGGCTGGCGATAGCTGAGTATCGCCTGATCTATGGGACTGGTGAAGCCGGTTTCGTGAAATGCGTTGACATATGCTAAAAGGAAAACGTTCTGGTTCTCCTTTCCATCCACATCCAGGGCAGCATGCATCTTTGCTGCGCCTTCGGTGAGCGTTCCGGTCTTGTCGCAGCAGAGGACGTTCATACTGCCGAAGTTCTCTATGGATGCAAGCCGCCTGACGATCACCCGGAGCGTGGCCATCTCCCTCGCTCCATGTGCCAGGTTGACGCTAACTATCGCCGGGAGGAGCTGTGGTGTCAGGCCCACGGCCAGTGCAAGGGAAAACAGAAACGACTCGAGCACAGGCCTGTTCAGATAAACATTGATGGCGAATATCGCCACAACAAGCAGCAGCGTGAGCTCCATGAGAAAATACCCAAAATTCCTGAGGCCCCTTTCAAAATCTGTCTCCGGCCTTCTGAGCTCAAGATGATGTGAGATCCTGCCGAACTCGGTATCTCTTCCTGTATGCACCACGATGGCAGTTGCCCTTCCGCTGACGACATTTGTTCCCATGAACAGGCTGTTGCGCCTTTCTGCAAGGGGTGCATCCGCCGGGAGATCTTCATCAATCTTCTCAACGGGATACGTCTCGCCCGTAAGCGCGGCCTCGTTGACAAAGAGATCTCTGGACTCGATGATGCGGCAGTCACCCGGGATGATATCTCCTGCTTTGAGGATTACGATATCCCCCGGCACGATATTCTCAACTGGGATCTCCTTTTCGGAGCTCGCCCGCAGGACGGTTGCACGGACCTGAACCATGGCCAGAAGCCTGGCTATTGTGTCTGCAGCGGTTCTCTCCTGCCAGAATCCCAGGATCCCGCTGGCGAAGACTATTGCAAGCACAATGCCAGCCTCTATCGTCTGGTGGAGGTACACTGAGAGCAGCGCGGCGAACACGAGCAGCAGAACTATGGGGCTTCTGAACTGGGAGAGCAGGAGAAATAGATCTCCAGGTCTTCTCATCTCTCTGGGAATGTTAGACCCGTACTTT from Methanothrix thermoacetophila PT includes the following:
- the ileS gene encoding isoleucine--tRNA ligase, giving the protein MIVEVPGQYNPKNVEDEVREFWHREDTYHKVRRLRSGGRRFFFVDGPPYTTGRIHLGTAWNKVIKDSILRYMSMRGYDLKDRAGWDMHGLPIEVKVEEHLGFRSKRDIESYGVDRFIEQCKSFALRQKDEMTEQFKSLGVWLDWDNPYMTLKNEYIEAAWWTLKRAHERGLLERGLRVVNWCPRCQTAIADSEVEYWDESDPSIYVKFPVEGEDNTYIVIWTTTPWTIPANVAVAVHKDFMYSKVRAWRRDGTYEILIMATDLIENVLKQGRYVDYEILESMRGEDLLSLTYKNPLQDLVPAQRDIVHRVHLADFVTAENTGIVHIAPGHGLEDYELGLEKRLPIFCPVGEDGRYTSEAGKKYEGKYVRDANPEVVEDLMERGALLASGELVHRYGHCWRCKTPIIFIATRQWFIGISELRDQMLKEIERVSWYPDWAGSARFKDWISNARDWCISRQRYWGIPLPIWICRSCGAMDVIGTAAELEARAGRPVEDLHRPAVDDVRLRCSCGGAMERVPDVFDVWFDSAVASWATLNFPRDEEEFRVWWPADFITEGHDQTRGWFYSQLGASMVAFGRAPYKSVLMHGFTLDEQGRKMSKSIGNVVHPEDVVERYGADTLRFYVLSSNAPWEDLHFSWEGAMNVNRMLNILWNAYRFPLPYMVLDRFDISKADTSKYDLRPEDRWIISRVNSLAKEIEENMSGYMLHRATRSLQEFVLEDLSRWYIQLVRPRTWIETEDPDKLAAYATLYNVMSTLVKLMAPFTPFLAESIYQNLVRGLDPSAPESVHMCDWPGYREDLIDKGLEESMSYVREISEAAANARQKGGRKLRWPVSRIIIASDEQLDLRDLLHVLRTQTNSKEVIILPPGEKPEMNLEISVVQKKIGPVFKGESRDVVEALTSMNPKEVKRIIESGEPLEWKGRSYMITEEMVEFREIPPANLIPAEFSKGTVYVDVSLTDELRAEGYAREIIRRIQDMRKDLDLKVDEMIRVSVALNSNEVVDLVSGWRDYISSEVRATLLRIGNDLDLEGELTKDWEVDGVKIRVSVARA
- the mgtA gene encoding magnesium-translocating P-type ATPase codes for the protein MHDGLRAERNVSAFWALSAERVMEELGTGPDGLTEDEAAERLRKYGSNIPREMRRPGDLFLLLSQFRSPIVLLLVFAALLSVYLHQTIEAGIVLAIVFASGILGFWQERTAADTIARLLAMVQVRATVLRASSEKEIPVENIVPGDIVILKAGDIIPGDCRIIESRDLFVNEAALTGETYPVEKIDEDLPADAPLAERRNSLFMGTNVVSGRATAIVVHTGRDTEFGRISHHLELRRPETDFERGLRNFGYFLMELTLLLVVAIFAINVYLNRPVLESFLFSLALAVGLTPQLLPAIVSVNLAHGAREMATLRVIVRRLASIENFGSMNVLCCDKTGTLTEGAAKMHAALDVDGKENQNVFLLAYVNAFHETGFTSPIDQAILSYRQPDVSGFEKLDEVPYDFVRKRLSILVSRDEENIMITKGALRNVLEVCSSAQTSDGIVALDSVKENIQQIFSDYSSKGYRVLGIAFRKISGRPVTKDDERDMTFLGFLIFFDPVKEGIAKTVADLAGLGVSLKMITGDNKLVASTVGEQVGLRKEIVLTGSDLRRVSDEALQRLVRDVDIFAEVEPNQKERIILAIRRNGDVVGYMGDGINDVSALHASDISISVENAVDVAKDAADIVLMEKDLNVLHRGVVAGRKTFANTMKYVFMATSANFGNMFSMALLSIFLPFLPMLPVQVLLTNLLTDLPEMAIASDSVDPEYLVRPRRWSIRFIRNFMAVFGMLSSLFDYLTFGALLFLLHATTAQFRTGWFMESVISASMVVLVIRTRRPFFRSVPSRYLIISTLAVGAAAFLLPYTPLGGLFMFTPLPLSFLAATVVIVAVYVLTAEVAKSHFYRRSTAFA